A segment of the Lolium perenne isolate Kyuss_39 chromosome 3, Kyuss_2.0, whole genome shotgun sequence genome:
GATGCAGAGACCGCGAACTTATCTTCTGTTATCTAAACAACAATGAGCTAAAGCAAGTTCTGTGTTATATGATTGGAGATTTAAATCGCAAGCCGACAAGTTCACGAGCTAAAGCAGCTCATTGTTGCAGCATAACAATGAAAGTAAACAACTTGTTTACGATGAAGGGAAAGAATAGGAGTGCGACTCTGTAAAGAAATTCATTGCCATGCGCGAACCTGCAAGTTGATTGGATATTATTATGCTATGTTATTTCTAATGTATGTAAACCAAGCCAAATTATTTCTAATGTATGTAAACCAAGCCAAACTATTTTGTTATACGAAAAAATCATTTGTTGGTTAGATTCGTATCTATAAGAATATTTTTAAGATGCACAAAATTGATGTCAACCGTTAATTTTGTGTAGCCGACTGGCAAATAATCTTATTACCTCTTGATGGGTACAAATAGGCTGTCAGTAACTCTATATGGTTACTAATATTAGACTTAATTTGTGGAACTGTAATTTTTCTAACCAAGGAAAAACATATAGTAATATACATGGATTTAAATAAGTTGTCACTGCAGAAAATTGCTAAACAATGAAACCGCTATTATGCTAATAAAATCAATGTTGTTTTAGGTTGGGCTAAAGATTGATGGACTGTGAGAACATATCTAGTGCTACCACCCCTTTAGATGCTACCGTGCTACCGTACAAAAAAACGTATTTTATACGTGTCAAAAAATTATACGGAAAATTGTGAGTGCTCATGAAGCATGTCCCtacaacatcccaaaatttcataTCTAAAATCGATATGGAcactgagaaacaaaaaagagaaaatcagCATGAATAGTGTCATTTTCTGATTTGTCTTTTTGTGACACTAGGTAGCACTATTCATGctgattttctcttttttgtttctcagtgTCCATGTCGATTTTGGATATAAAATTTTGTGATGTTGTAGGGACATGCTTCATGAGTACTCACATTTTTTCGTACAATTTTTTGACACGTATAAAATACGTTTTTTTGTACGGTAGCACGGTAGCATGCAAAGGGGTGGTAGCACTAGATATCATTACAATTCCGCCCTTTGGAAGAACATAAATGTCATCGCCGCTGTTTTACACTTTTACTCGGTACACGTCTCAGATAATGTATGTACTGCTGCTGACAGGTCCAGCTGCAAGTTTCTAGCCAGCAAGATttggtgagattgacaaactgTTGATTGATTTGAGAGGCCACCTTGTAGCTGCAACTTGCAAGCGCTAGCTAGCTTCGTATGTACAGGTAGTAGGACTGTCCGATTGTATATCTTTCAGGTATGTACTCCCTCTCGCTCTAAATACTTGTCGCAGCTTAAACCTGCAACTAGGGCTGCAAATGAGTCGAGTTGGAGCGAGCTATACTTCGCTCAGCTCAACTCATAGAAAAATTTGAAGGAGCTCAGACTGAGTCAAGTTAAATGTCGACCTTTAAAATTGGATCATCCGCAGCTTGTAACGATCTCGAGTGAGTTTCAAGCTAGCTAAGCAAGACAATGAAATTCTTATATTCTGAGGCAATTCTTTCATATAGTTTAAAATACAACATCATAGCAAACACAATAAGATATTTTTCAATAACAACCATGGCAATTAATATAAATTTCTTCAGAAGACTATTACCTTATTGTAGCATAGCAAAAAGACTCGCAAAATTCTAGCTGGGATGACAAATTAGAGGAAAAGGTTCATGAAAGTTCTAGTGTTGTGCAAAGATAGTAGGTGCTCTTGGAGTGGCCACCGGCCGTGAAGTTGTTCATAAAACTAGGTATGATTAATGCCTAATTTTCTCTTTTAATTCACCTTCGATCACATGTGGAGTAACAAATTATCATATTTCCTATTGATACATAGCCAAATAGTTATACATATATATTATGCTATTATTCCGAGCTACAGAGTTAAAATCAGGCTTTCAAGTCGAGCTAGAGAAGACGCTCATACTCAGCTCATTTATTTTCGATTCGATCTTGAGTCGAGCTAAAAAAGCGAGTCATTCTCGATCAGCTCACGAGCTTTTCTTGCAGCCCTACCTGCGAGGCTGCGACAAGTACTTACGGCTCGAGGGAGTAGTAATTTAACATCAGCGCAATGTACATATCTCCATGCATGTTGATAACATATGTATCGGTTTTTGTGGGAGGAATGATGCAACAACAAAACCATGGTCCATGGATCATGTGCAATTCGAACTCAAGTACAAAGAACATCTCTTGTGCTACACACGAAGTGGCCATGCGCATGATACAAGAACTCACACTTGACGCTCGATCTTGCACGTATACGTATGGCTGTCTACAGGCTACCTAACAGTACAGAAAGCAGTACGTACTACTAGTGCCACTACGTACACTGGCTAGTAGGCAGCAAGTGCCAACCGTATGGGACGGCGACGGTACGACAAGGAGGCCCGATCGATCGATCGCCTTTAACGTGTAGCCGAGGGAATGAGCTAGCGAGCAGGCGCAATGATGCAATTGCAAGCAGCCGTGCGTGGATCCATGGCCATGGATTGATGGACGATCGAGCGAGCGAGTGAATGCCCAGGGGCGCAAGGTATGAAAGGGAGTGGGGAATAAATAAGAAACGGAGAGCGAGCGGCGGCAAAAGGCGTACGTAGGCGCGCCCAGCAGCAGGCTCCCCGTGACGGCTCTAAACCATTCTTGACCCTTCACCCGAAAAAAGGAGATCGATCCATCGATCGGTCGGTCAAGAGATCAATTCCAGACGCGTATGGTGGGCATAATCTAAGTACGACGGAGCAGCTAGACCCGACCAGTCACCGCCGGCCAGCGATGCTGCTAGCTGCGGGTGCCCTCGACGCCAGGAAACCGGCCGACCGCCGACGATGAAATTCCGTTTCAGGAAAAGATCGATGTACGTACCCACGCAGTCCTGTGTAGCAGCTGGCCGCCGCCGGCCAGCGACAGTCGCCGTGTACGTGCTAGCTTCAGGCTTCCAGCTTCCAGGGACTTGTAACTTTGACATCTTGTACATGGTAAAAAACGAAATTGAGATGTGTAGCAGTAATGACTTCTTTTGTAACCATTATCATAATGGAGAAACAACAAACGTAATTTACTTCTCGCTGGCTTGCAATGTGCTGCACGCGTAGGACAAGTTTGAGTTGGGGCCTGTCTGTGTGGCGTAGGACTGTAGGGGTCTGGAGATCGCAGCACATGTGACGAGCCAAAAAGGACGGACAGTGACTCGGCGAGATCTTTTGACGCACCTGTCCAACTGTCTCTGTAGCGGACTCCAAGAGTCGCATTCCCATCTGAAGACCCTGCATCGTCGATCCGTGCACAGGTCAGAAGACGATGCAAGAAACAAGGTCAGCTTTTTCCCGCGATAAACAAAGTGTTTAATACACAAATTACAACAAAGCGACCTGCATCAGGTGGTACATCTTTCGCTAGATGAAGATGCACAAGTGGGACCTTAACAGCATGTGGTTTGTTCATTTGTTCAGAGGATCCTTGTACAAACTAGGAAACAAAGAGGGGACGTTGGGGGAGTAATCACAAAATTCACAGTTACCAGGTGAAGTGAGGTCATCATCATCTTGCCGCAAGAAACACTATAACACATTCCACAAAAACTATATTAATGAAGAGATGATACTGGCTCGCGATACAAACTGTCAGAGCATTGGACAAGTCCATTGCTCAACACTGATGGACAGAAGCATCGCCTCGGAGATTGATTCGATGGTAGCAAGGGCCTGAGACCTGCTGGGAACCAGAGTTCCCATTTCTCCAAAACTGGGATGATACATGGAGCGTAAACAACCATGAATTCATGATGCATCCCCTATTCGTTCTCGGCTGCCGAAGCAGCTTCATCTATGTCTGCACGCGTGCCCTCCCACAATTGCTGCTCTACACCCAATTTTCGCAGCTCCGTCAGACCTCGCTCCACTGCAGTGACAAACCAGACAGTTTTCAGTAAAGCAGAAAATCAAAATCATGGCATACTAGCTCAGAGAATTAGTTAGTTTTTCAGATAAACTAGTAATATAACAGGGGCATCTGCCAATGGTTAGTTTTTCAATAATAGATATTCCATAATAGGGAACAGGCATCTTACCATCAATAGCATCATGAGAATTTGGAGCATGTGCATTGCGACCAATCCAAAACTGAAGTCTCTCATCAGCAATATCTTCCTCAATACCATGAGTTTTCGCTCGTCTCCAGAAGTATATAAGCCACGCCTGCATTTGGTGTGGTATGGAGTTCATAAATGTCAGGTAACAATTACTAAAATATTAGCAGTTCACATATTGCTAAAAGGCTTACGTGCTTGAAGCTAACATCCTCTGCCTCTTCTGGGCTAAGGTCTGCAATATGTCAAATAGTTTCAGCTTAAATGAAGTTACAGACCCGGTTCAAAAAAGGTGCCTATAATACAATCTCGAAACAGTAAAAGCAGAAATCCACAAATAAACAATTAGAAAAAGGCATGCGTTACCGAATGCCTCCAAGAATTTAGGTTCGCCAGGTGATTTATAATCTGAAAAGAATTTATAGCTTGCTTAGTAAGAACGCGAACAAGGGCACAGAAATGCATCTTAATGGAGTTGACGAAGAAAATTCCTGTAATTTGAAATATACTGCATGCACCTGTGGATGATATGATACAATCAACACTTACTATTTTATGGCTGGATGCTAGTGAAACAGTTACTGGACAGAAGATAAAATGCTTATATGAGGAGTTTGTAATGTTCCAAATAGATAACCACATTATAGGGCCCCCATATGCAAATTAGAAGAAATGCAAACCCAAAATTTCATCGTGAGACCCTCTTGATTGTAGATAAGGGATTTCCCTTTACCAATTCCACCGGACAAAAAAGTTAACTAATGAGCCTTGAAAATAGTCAAATTACAATAGTACGCATCAAAGGTCCTGTGCCCTACCATTACATTGTAAACTTAAAAGAAGATAAAAATAAAGAAATAAATTGCATACGCAGAAGTATTTGCTTATTAAAGTGAAGCCATCAAAAAGCTGTAACACCACCACTGATTTcatgaaaagtactccctccatcccataatataagatgttattacaaccAATATACTCCTATAATGGTTGTAATAATCTTATAATATTGGACAGAGGGAGCAATAAAGAAGCAACTATCATACTGATAGAACGTAAATGAGTATGATAGAAACAATGCAAAAGAACAAACCTGATGTGAATTGCCGAACTATGCTAGGTCTTCGGTGTTGACCCAGTGCAACTACAACAGCATCTTCTACCTACATGGCAATAACTATATTGAGGACCCTAGTGATTGTGAAGCCAGTTAGCAGTTACAGACAGGAGAGAAACTGTACAGTGATAAAAGATCAAAAGTGTCATTTGTACAGCAGTTGAAATAGTCTCCATAGAAGAAACAGATTAGTTTTGAGTCCCTCTATTACATCAGAAATCAAATCAATTACTCTTTACTTTTGGCAGATGTAAAACTCTGCCAGCACATTAAATTATGTTTTCACTTAgaagtcgtttggtatccatcatttgggcctggaatcctggaattcattttggaattccataggtgggctgtttggttgccacagaattggGCCGTCATTTCATTTAGAaaatccagcaaaatgatgcCATGAGTAAACACAATTCCAAACTGAGACCTGTCATTTGTGTTTCTCTATGGAAGCCATctacaaattcaatattgaattctactgtcatttgcaattcctgtggcaaccaaacaagtgttcatttctggaattacaatgtaaatgtattcatttcaaaatgctacaaacgaaatgaaagcctggcttccaaacgacttcttAGCATTCCAATGGGTGGAATCAACAGAGGCTCAGTCAAACTTTGAAGAATATTAGAAGCTAATACCCACGATATTTGGCGGAACAGCTTGTTCCTATATTGAAGTTTGAATAAGTGCTACAAATGTAGCTTTGCCGTTGAAATCTAGAAAAATATGTTAACATGACTTGCTGCTGGAAAAGGACAGAATACCTTTAAAGATGAAAGCTCTCTCAGACCCATTTCAACTGAAAGCATGCTCTCTATGTTGCCTTCTCCCATAATATCACTCATATCTCGCACAAGCCGGTTTCTCCTCTGAGCATCATCCTCACCTGCTTGAATAAATTCCAAGAATAGTTCATTGGAGTGTGCATGGAATAAACTATGATCTACAACTTCTACAGTATATAGATGCAGACTTGCCTTGCTTAGGCTCATCCTTAGCCTTTTGACCAGCAGAGAGAACCACCTCAAGAGGAAGAGGGGCTAAAGATGACCAATGTtcatgctttgataccgcaatctCGGGATAAACTCCTTCAAGTTTGTTAGCAAGCCAAGCCATCAGACAACCAAGGATCAGGATAGAAATAAAATCACATCAGAAATTAGCATCACATGTGAATAGACTTCATGGTCCTTTTCCTTTTGGTCCCCTAACCTAAGTACAGATCCAGTCCTATACATAGTTGGGCTGGCCTGGTAGCAGTTCGATCAGTTAGCTCTTATTCTGTGTTAAAGAATCAGTACTTCTATTGTCAGCCATCGTGCAAGGTGCAAAAGAGTTCCTAGGAGGCTAGGAGTAGGAGACCAGGCAAGCCTAACACATCAACCAGACAGTATAAAGGCTTGTTAAATATCCTCACAAGCACAGCAGCCTAAAGGATTATCACATCCATGTACAAAATGGTCTCTATAATCCTCTTATGTGCCCTTTTTTTAAGTGTTTACTTAATTTATACTTTCACttgctccctccgattcatattacttgatgttaatatagatgcatctagacacattttagctgtagatacatccattttagcatcaactaatgtggatcggagggagtactttatttaaAAATATATTTATTCAATAGGTCTTATCTAGTGTTTCATAAAAAGGCAACTCTGCTTTGTATATAATCTATGGCTCCATTAGGCATTCTGATGGACCATAATAATCTTGTTTGGTGGATATGTGGGTGTTGTAAGAGGACAACCATTGGATAATAAAAAGTTATCTCACTTTAATCTGATTTTAGCAAGCATAGTACTAGTCACAATTACTTTTTCATGGCAGTTCAAAACATAAGCACATCATAGCACAGTTtccacaaagccgatgcacatctTAGCAAATACAATGTGGTTAGGTGAGAGCTGGGATATCCTATTGACCATTACCCAAAGAAGATAAATCACAGAAGCAAGCTAGCCAACTTCATTTCACGAGCCAACATATAACATTTGTCCATAGAATAAATTTGCTGCGTGAATGCTACAGAAGCTTGTATCCATTAAATGCCTCGAGAACAATTATAGGATTAGCTCATACTGGATAATGTAAATCATGCTCAACTTTTTCCCACCAAATGATATGGCTTCTTAAGCAACTTACCATATTGAACCGCTAAGCCCCAATACCGTGCAAGCCAGCACCTTTTAAGGACAACTTCTTCCTGGCGTAAAGTTATAAATAGGTTAAATAACATGTCAAAAGCAATTAAAATGAGTAGAATCATAGGTAAATCAGACCAACCATTTCTTCCTGTGTTAAGATCATTCTCTGAGTCATCGATCGCAGCGCCTTTGTTTCAGACTCTGCCTCCTTTAGCTGGTCCACAGCCGCTGCAACCTCCTCTTTGGCAGACTATTTAATGAATGGGTGAAGAGTCAAATATAGCACCATATAGAAACCAATAAAGGCCACCATATGTTGATTCGTAGGAAGTATCATTACCTCAAGTTCATGCTTAATGTCCCCATTTCTACCGTCATTTGATTCCCTTGCAGCCTTTAGTGCAGCCTGTGAACATGTAAATAGAAAAGGAATTACAGAAGCGACACCAAAAGTGTTGGCTAACTGGAAGGAAGCTGCCTCTTCAATTATTAAGTACATAACAGCTTGCAAAATCTGTATGTATATGTTTTTGTATCATTCAGCAAAACTTTGGAATAAGGACCTAGCATAGCCACAGTAGTTTAACACAACACCAAATTGAAAAGGATGGCACTGACGTTCTGCAGGGTGCAGAGGATTTATCCTCTTGTTTGGATAACAAATGGCATTATAAACACAATTATTTCACAATTACTCATCAAAATCTTGGCTAACAAACAGTAGGAAGAAATGGTTTGCTAGTAACCCATGAAAAAAACTAAAGAATAACTGACCTCCCTCTGTTTAAGTGCCGCCTCCTTCCTGCCAGCATTCATGAAAATGTTATGCTACAACGAGTTCTAGATTTGTCAAGTAAGCATATTCAGACATGGAACAAACCTGCTCAAGAGACGAGCTTCTAAGGATACCCCGTCTCCGAGAGCGGCTACCTGCATATTAGGAAACTATTACATCCACAAACTGAATGCAGATACAGCTTATTTTGCAAGGAACGCTGCATTCTATTAACACAAACAGGTGAATTTATTCCGATATTTCAGAAATCTATAGTTGAGATAGGTTCAGAACATGTATTACAAATGAACAATCATATCAAACTACAAAGCAAATCAGAAGAATTTTTAGTGGGTCATAATGCCACCTGTTTCTCAAGCTCCTTGGCTCTAGCTTCCGCTTCCTCGCATTTTTCTTCAGCACGCCGTAACTGTTGTTCAAGGTTCAGAATAAACTTAAATGAGCACGTCTTAGAAAAGATTAGTGCATTACACTATCATTCTCCTCTAGCAATTACCTTTTCTAGAACACTTTCATTCTCCTCTTGTAGCATATCAAGCTGTAGGACATCACTGTGTTAGTTTTCAAATAGCTGATATGCACTCTTCAACTTTTCAGTTTTCTAGTAAGAAAATCTAACAGCTAAATCACAAACCACGTACAAATgcaaatactccctccgatccatattagttgtcgctgatttagtacaactttgcacTAAACCAGCGACAATTAATATGGATTTGAGGGAATAACTATTTCTTCTCTTCTCGAGTACATGCCATTCCAGCTTTCAAATATTGTGCCTAGAGACATGAAATTGTACGTTATCAACCCGAACTTTTCTTGCCATTCCAGCTTT
Coding sequences within it:
- the LOC127345484 gene encoding coiled-coil domain-containing protein SCD2 → MDRLRAGSPVYGRQRSGSSTGSTSPGGVSPSHHRSSSTSSAASIPGAAAGPGAISNVRRTQNVAARAAAARLAQVMASQSAAAANGDDEDEDDYANDHPPPPPIRFGSGARAPHGSNGVSLLGRAARSPSPALGRNIVEQPPPVRSASTGRLAVAARPTATVVPPIKTNSTLRTPSPIPPVAVDSPVQRSQTRRFDTAPLNNRESAPRRESSTLQDELDMLQEENESVLEKLRRAEEKCEEAEARAKELEKQVAALGDGVSLEARLLSRKEAALKQREAALKAARESNDGRNGDIKHELESAKEEVAAAVDQLKEAESETKALRSMTQRMILTQEEMEEVVLKRCWLARYWGLAVQYGVYPEIAVSKHEHWSSLAPLPLEVVLSAGQKAKDEPKQGEDDAQRRNRLVRDMSDIMGEGNIESMLSVEMGLRELSSLKVEDAVVVALGQHRRPSIVRQFTSDYKSPGEPKFLEAFDLSPEEAEDVSFKHAWLIYFWRRAKTHGIEEDIADERLQFWIGRNAHAPNSHDAIDVERGLTELRKLGVEQQLWEGTRADIDEAASAAENE